Below is a genomic region from Dryobates pubescens isolate bDryPub1 chromosome 1, bDryPub1.pri, whole genome shotgun sequence.
GGGCGGGAGAAtggcaggaagggaaaggagggagggactGATCTCCTTTCTAGTATTGCCTTACACAGCCATATAAGTCATTCCAGCCGCAGTATCATGCACCCTCTTCATAGCTCAGTCAATCCCATGTCTTGGTGTGAAGAAGCACACTCATCTCGTTACCTAGTTGGGATTTTTTCCTGTAGTAAATCTAATCATAGGACTgttgagcttggaagagacctttgagatcatcaagtcccatcCTGAGCCTTTAAAATTACAAATATTCTAGAGATGATGAACAGAAAGTAAAGCTTACAGTATCCCACATAGGCTACTTCAGCATGCAATATTGCATCcaaatttcttttctttatctAAAAGTGGCATTTCTTTACCTAAAGTGATCATAACTCTGGACAACAGTTCAAAAATCTTGTGCACAGCTGCTACTGCAAAATAGAGAATGAAGAATTCTATGACCTTTCCAGCTCCAGATGTGgttccagcctcttcttctccaactcaaaaaaaaaaaaaaaaaaaaagaggttatcATGAAGAACTACTAGAATTGAAAAGCCTCctcttaaaacatttttttcagtattcagttgATTATATGCAGAGGCATTTTACCCAATAAAAATTAAGAGAGTTCTTATAGTAATGAAGGGAAACTAATCAACAAGATGTTGATTTTCATATGAGGTTAACAGTATATATTCAAAGTAATATAGATGCAGACTGTAGAACAGTCTGCAGAACAGAAGAGTCTTTCATCTTTTCTATAGCCTATTACTTCTTACACAGTAACAGCATataatgggggggaaaaataggaTATTCAGAAAAGAATTACATATGCTCCTGTGCACCTTGCTTTGATATAAGAAGCCTGAAATTCCAGACAAAACTAGCCACTGCCCTGCCATGTACAACTTACAGTATCTTTGGCTGTGTGACACACAATCACCTACCCCCATGAAAGGGacagtttgtttttaaaatgcagagagCTCTATGCCAAGGTTTTCAAAAGAGTAGCATTCACTCCAGAGAAATATTGCTGGTCTGTCGCTGTATAAGGATAGGGTGACGGCAACAGCGACGGAAGGATACgcaagcagagcacagagaaaaacaaaagactCCGTTTATTCCAGCGAGCAACACATATTTGTATGTGTGGTGTTAGTGTGGCTGTGTGTGACTGATTAACAAACTTTGCTCAAGATTCTCACTGGCGAGTGGTAGCATTGCTATAGTTACTCGTTAAGTTAGTCCAGGTGGCCTCCTATCTCATTGTGCGATTTCTTATCCTCAAACATTCAGTCCAGGGACTTTCCAGATTCTCATGggaacacagtgatgttttcaatACTGAACTCTtcaccagagctcttcagaaggtccacagattcatcacagtcccccacacTGGTCTGATtttgaaataaatgaaatagGTATTCTATTTTCCCCAAAGAAACACAGTGACACTATGGGCATCAAGGCTTCTTAAATAGTTGACATGCCCTAGCACTAAAGTCTTTGTAGATCTTGTGTGACTTTCTTTAATTTACAGGAATTAGGAGCTTGAATTTTGAATCCCGTACACTTAAAGCAGTAGTTCATCTGTGTTCTTTTCTGTAGCCCCAAAGTGGCATTTTTAATTTGCCTAAATGATAGTGGTAGATGTAGTGAATGAACATCTTCAAAGCACTTTGAGAAAGTCAGTGGCACTGCAGAGAAGTGAAGTGTAATGTTTAATGGAGAACATGTTTAATTTTTCAAATAGATAATTGCACTATTATTCAGATTCATTCTGGATCTTCTTTCCCAGGAAGATACTCCTCTACCTAACGTGATGGAAACAGCCTTTTATTTCGAACAGGCTGGAATCGGCTTGAGCAAAGATGAATCCTATCACATATTCCTTGCCCTTAAAAATCTAGTTAGTGTTCAGCCAATCCAGACCTGTCGCTTCTGGGGCAAAATTCTGGGCTTGGAGATGAACTACATTATAGCTGAAGTACAGTgccaggaaggggaagaggaggaaacagaAGGGGAAGAAGTTACTGAGGAAGAAGATAAAGAGGTGGGTGAGGTtgaagatgaagatgaggagacagaaaaagaagacaaaccACCAGAGTCCACCTATAAGCCCCCACCTGTCAtcccaaaagaagaaaatgggaCCGGGACTAATAAATATGTCTACTTTGTCTGTAATGAGCCAGGCACACCCTGGGTGAAGTTGCCTCCAGTGACACCAGCCCAGATTATCTGTGCCAGGAAaatcaagaagttcttcactggtaGGCTGGATGCTCCTGTTGTgagctttcctcctttccctggaAATGAGGCCAACTACCTGCGTGCACAAATAGCTCGGATCTCAGCAGGAACCCATGTCTCTCCCATTGGATTTTACCAGTttccagaggaggaagaagaagaggaggaagaggaaggaggaagaggcacATATGAAGAAAACCCTGATTATCATCCTCTTTCTGTGGCTGAACTGGTGGATTCACTCTCCACATGGGTACACCACACACAGAGTATTCTACCGCAGGTATGTTCTAGTTGTAGCTCAGGTACCATTCAAACTGTAGCATTGATAGGGTTTTAGAATCTAAGTGGCACTCCTCACCTGCACATTTGAACTAGTCATTAGAAATGGGATTGGACTGAAAGATCTTCATACAGAAAATATATTTGATGTAGTATTTAATATATAGCTAGATAACTATATTGCACATGTTTACATGCAGCCTATATTTATGTGCAGCATATACTCACATATAGCATATATTTGTGGGTACATTTTTTTTAGGAACCTTCTaggtttaatatttttttcagtgttcttGAGATTGAAACCCATCTTTATAGACAACAGCACTGAGTTAGGCCTTGACAGACACCAGTTTCTGGTATCTTCTAGattaggttttctttttttgaagaccttacttgaaaaaaaaaaagggtttaaATTCTCTTTTCTCGGGTAGGAGGCCAAAATGCAGACCTGTTTGTCTGCTGAATGAAACTTATttgatgggtttttttctggtttattgTTTGTTGCTTACTTTCTGCTGTCAAATATGCAAATGAAAAAGCTTAGAAGTTTGTGACATCAGGCTAGCGCTGGAAAGAGGTATTACTAATTTAATGACCCTTGCTGGATTACTTGCTGGCTAGTGTACCAGTTCAACAATGCCAGTGTAAAATAGCAGGAATGGCAGGAAATAAGCTTTAAAattagcagcaaaaaaaaacaatagTTGCAAAAATTAGATCTATATGCATTAGCACTTTAAGAATATTTTATTATGTTCCTCTGGCTGGTAGCTACATACCAAGGCAGACTTTAAAAAGAAGGTGCAAAATCTGTAAGTTAAGCCTCTTAGTTTGTAGTAAGTGGTAATCTAGCAAGGCTGTAACCAAACTGACAAGTAACTGAAGACTTAAAAGCTGATGGCAGAGGCAGAAGGTTATTCTGAATAGTAAGGAAGGATGAGGGAAGAATGAGTAATAAAGGGATACAATATTACGCCAACAATTTACCCATTATGGAATatacctttttattttctccctcttccaTCTTAGCCCGGGGTGTGTGTGCCTGAGGCAGTTGTTCTAACTGCCTGCCATTCTTTCAACGATTGCTACTTGTATTTGTTATTTTTCCATATCAATTACAGGGTCGCTGTGTTTGGTTTAATCCTTTTAAAAAatctgaagaggaagaagaagaagcagaagatgatgaagaggaggagaaagaagaggagccAGATGAACCACAGCAAGAAATAGGACCGCCTCTTCTCACTCCACTCTCTGAGGATGAAGGTATTCTGCATGGGATGTCAAGGCTTTTGATAAAGAGCCACTAGGAATGTTGGCATTTAGGTAGTAAGTACCGAAAGTCAGAGGACTCTGATGATTCATGAAGCAATATAGTTTCCCCCTGTAGGGTAAGCAGAGTCTTTTACAAAATTgattgaaagcaaatgaaagttATTTGGTTTCAAACTGAAACTATTTGGTTTATTAGTTAATAATTTTGTTGAGGATAACAGCAAAATACCTCTGATTTGTAAGGCTACTGCAAGTTCAAGACAGCTCGCTACGTTCTGCTATTTTTCTGTCATCTTTTTTTTAGGCAAGAAAGAACTGTGTTTGTATATGTAAATAAAGAAATATATGTGTACATACATAGATACACAAGTAAGACTTTAGATCCTGTAGTATATTACCGCAGCAAATCATGGGAGTACAGGAACCTGAATATTAGATTACACTAATAGGAAATTATATTCCTACTCCCCATTCATTGATCCAGGTGAAAAATAACTATGTAATTTATCCATAAGCGATAAAACAATCAATCCTTGACTAAGGAAAGAGCTGGGAGCACTACTGAATTTCAGGCTCTATTGGTATCCCTGTGCTATCTACCCAtacatccaaaccacctgtTCAAACACAGTACCTACATTTATTGTTTCTGACTTCCGGCTCCATGAACATTCAACTTAATATAATCATTACTTGAATTCTGGGAAAGTCTTGTAGCTCAGTATTAAATATTTTGTAGAAGCTTCCAAGTAGATTTATTTTCAGACTGTGTGTTTGGCTGCCCCCAGGAATTCAAAACATCCCTGCCTGGACAGCTCAAGCTTCTACAAACCTGATCCCACAGCATGCTGTTGCAATCCTCCAGTCTAACCGGTGGCCCGGAGCCTACGCCTTTGCATCTGGCAGGTGAGGAGCTGACATGGTTACAACACAGGCTGTGCATGCTCCACACAGGTGCCTCTCTAATGATGTCAAAATGGCTTTAATAGTAATTCATTGACTGAACTCCAGTATTCCAGATACTGATGGAGAAGACTAACGTGCACAGCAACACTAAAAACGTATTTAAGGCTGAAAATTAATAGTCATTGGACAGGCTGCTATAAAGTAAATGGATGTAAATGTTCAGTTAGTATTTGGGCACAGTCCTTGATTTAAAACCTGTATTCTTGAGCCTGCTGCACTTTTTAGAAAAACAGCTGTGGTTCTAATGTTCATTTGTTTCCACTACACATGGTACAGTTGCTAACAGGCACTGGAGTTGGTGGCAGAAACAGCACCATGTTACCAGCATGGAGTTGTATCGTAATACAGTGAAAAGAGTACAGCCGTCATCATTTTAGCATTTGGAGATTTTTAAGTGCAAGGTGTATTAATCAAGTTCCAGCAGTCAAATATGTCTGTTACAGTGTATCTGCACCACAATGACTTCTTGCACAGCAAAGTAAGCACATTGTCTCCACTGATGTTTTGTCAGGGGGAGAATTTGTGATCctttcacttttctttctcaGGAAATTTGGTAACATCTACTTTGGCTGGGGTCATAAATACAGCCCAGAGAACCACACTCCTGCACTGCCACCGCCAGTGCAAGCTGAATACCCCAGTGGGCCAGAAATCACTGAAATGAGAGACCCCACTCTGGAAGAAGAATTGGCTTTCAAGGCGTCGAAAGAAGACACTTCagatgaagctgaggaagatggggaagatgctgaggaggaggatgaagaggatGATGATTaaaatatggggggggggaacatttttattttacaaatttaaaaaataatagtatTTTCAGAAGTTAGTCATTAATTAGTTGTCCTTAAAAGAAATGCAATTGGTGCATGCTGTCTTTTTTGACTTCTGCAGGCTCTTCTTTGGAGCTACCTACCCTGTCCTTCCCTGTCTCTACAGCACCAGTGCTGGTGAAGGCTGCATTCAACACAATAAAGTAGAATTATAGACccgtttcagttggaaaaggcctttaagatcatgtcACTCTGCccagtctgctgctaaaccaagTTCCTCAGaatcacatctctgcatcttctaaacactgccagggatggggattcaaccaccctgagcctgttccagtgtttgagaagcctttcagtgatGGCTTTTc
It encodes:
- the LOC104307766 gene encoding radial spoke head protein 4 homolog A, with translation MYEPPSPAVPEDGQEQDKSIYRPQEPDQDQDQRESVSQSHAPGQAPYQAYEDRHGPYRPHEPGYGLYQPGFSPYDDQIPEPESRQLAVQNAKAYLLTSSTTSGLNLYDHLANILTKILDEKPTNAVDIVENISKDVKWAQFHKKMDTLRDEHEILPTYEAAEKRKALFLKGNGEEEEELEEETEDTPLPNVMETAFYFEQAGIGLSKDESYHIFLALKNLVSVQPIQTCRFWGKILGLEMNYIIAEVQCQEGEEEETEGEEVTEEEDKEVGEVEDEDEETEKEDKPPESTYKPPPVIPKEENGTGTNKYVYFVCNEPGTPWVKLPPVTPAQIICARKIKKFFTGRLDAPVVSFPPFPGNEANYLRAQIARISAGTHVSPIGFYQFPEEEEEEEEEEGGRGTYEENPDYHPLSVAELVDSLSTWVHHTQSILPQGRCVWFNPFKKSEEEEEEAEDDEEEEKEEEPDEPQQEIGPPLLTPLSEDEGIQNIPAWTAQASTNLIPQHAVAILQSNRWPGAYAFASGRKFGNIYFGWGHKYSPENHTPALPPPVQAEYPSGPEITEMRDPTLEEELAFKASKEDTSDEAEEDGEDAEEEDEEDDD